The following are from one region of the Nicotiana tabacum cultivar K326 chromosome 3, ASM71507v2, whole genome shotgun sequence genome:
- the LOC107777323 gene encoding putative inactive leucine-rich repeat receptor-like protein kinase At3g03770 has protein sequence MGWLKVFVTVLFMWGFLIQNTHQLRSYETEILLQLRKHLEYPVQLDVWENYNDDFCNLGSTLNMSIICQDNSVTELKIKGDKLVKVNEFHGVAVPNNTLSEHFSIESFVTTLTRLSSLKVLTLVSLGIWGPLPAKIHRLSNLEVLDMSSNFLYGSIPFEMSTFVKLHTLTLDGNFFNDTLPAWLDLLPNITILSMKNNRLKGQIPTSITKITSLADIVLSHNALSGELPDLSALSNLHLLDLRENHLDSQLPPLPHGLTTILLSNNAFSGEIPEEFRKLNQLQHLDLSNNALTGMPPADLFSLPSISYLNLAFNVLNGSLPENLNCGGELGFVDISDNRLVGMVPSCLNASSDKRIVKVSGNCLSVGTQYQHSEPYCKESNLAKKHNTGKEIAILVGVVGGTVIFVVLLAAVLLIFCRRQHAHHNVDQYVFPKVVQDNAQPNISAELLANARIISQAAALGSQGAPSYRVFSMEELKEATENFNKSALLGEGSIGKIYKGKLENGTHVAVRELIIYRRCTSWNLKLRMDLLSKFRHPHLVSLLGHCIDGGVQDDSTVPRLFLVYEFIPCGNLRARLSETTPGKVLKWSDRLAILIGVAKSVHFLHTGVIPPSYGNSLKTNNILLDEHQIAKLSDYGMSILMEESKKVEAKGDGYNSWHMTKKEDDVYNFGFILLESLVGPIVSGKGETFLLNEMASFGSQDGRRRIVDPAVLITSSQESLSIVISITNKCIAPESLSRPSFEDVLWNLQYAAQVQATADADQKSDATT, from the exons ATGGGGTGGTTAAAGGTATTTGTCACAGTTTTATTCATGTGGGGTTTCTTGATCCAAAATACTCATCAGTTAAGGTCCTATGAAACTGAAATTCTCCTTCAGTTAAGAAAGCACTTAGAATATCCAGTGCAGCTGGATGTTTGGGAAAATTACAATGATGACTTTTGCAATTTGGGTTCAACATTGAATATGAGCATTATTTGTCAGGATAACTCTGTTACTGAGCTCAAAATCAAGGGTGATAAGCTAGTTAAAGTCAACGAATTTCATGGAGTTGCAGTTCCAAACAATACCTTATCCGAACATTTCTCCATTGAATCTTTTGTTACCACTTTGACAAGGTTGAGTAGTTTAAAGGTTCTAACTTTGGTTTCTTTAGGCATTTGGGGACCCTTACCTGCTAAAATTCATCGGTTGTCGAATCTCGAAGTTTTGGATATGAGTTCAAATTTTCTTTATGGTTCAATTCCATTTGAGATGTCTACATTTGTGAAGCTTCATACTTTGACATTAGATGGCAATTTTTTCAATGATACTCTCCCTGCTTGGTTGGATTTGTTGCCAAATATTACTATTTTAAGCATGAAGAATAACAGGTTGAAGGGTCAAATTCCTACTTCAATTACTAAAATTACAAGCCTAGCTGATATTGTTTTGTCACACAATGCACTTTCTGGTGAATTACCTGATTTAAGTGCATTGTCTAATTTGCATTTATTGGATTTAAGAGAAAATCATTTGGATTCTCAACTGCCACCCTTGCCACATGGATTGACAACTATTCTGCTTAGCAATAATGCTTTCTCGGGTGAGATCCCTGAAGAATTTCGCAAATTGAATCAACTTCAACACCTAGATTTGTCGAATAATGCTCTTACTGGAATGCCCCCTGCTGATTTGTTCTCTTTGCCAAGTATTAGTTACTTGAATTTAGCATTTAATGTTCTGAACGGTTCGCTTCCTGAAAATCTCAATTGTGGGGGTGAACTtggttttgttgatatttctgaTAATAGACTGGTTGGTATGGTTCCTTCTTGCTTGAACGCCAGTTCAGATAAGCGAATTGTTAAGGTTAGTGGAAATTGCTTGTCTGTTGGTACCCAATATCAGCATTCGGAGCCATATTGCAAAGAATCAAATTTGGCAAAGAAACACAACACAGGAAAAGAGATAGCGATATTGGTTGGTGTTGTTGGGGGAACTGTAATATTTGTGGTGCTTTTGGCAGCTGTGCTTCTCATCTTCTGTAGAAGACAGCATGCACATCACAATGTCGATCAGTACGTGTTTCCCAAAGTAGTGCAAGATAATGCGCAACCTAATATTTCCGCTGAGCTCCTGGCAAATGCTA GAATCATTTCTCAAGCAGCAGCACTAGGATCACAAGGTGCCCCATCATATCGGGTGTTCTCCATGGAAGAGTTGAAAGAAGCAACAGAAAACTTTAATAAATCAGCATTACTCGGTGAAGGCTCCATTGGAAAA ATTTACAAGGGAAAATTAGAGAATGGAACCCATGTTGCTGTAAGGGAATTGATCATTTATAGAAGATGCACTAGTTGGAACCTCAAACTCCGAATGGACTTGCTATCAAAGTTTCGCCACCCACATTTAGTTAGTCTTCTGGGTCACTGCATTGATGGTGGAGTGCAAGATGACTCAACTGTCCCCAGACTTTTTCTGGTTTATGAATTTATTCCTTGTGGAAATTTGCGTGCTCGTCTTTCAG AAACTACTCCAGGAAAGGTCCTCAAGTGGTCAGACAGGTTGGCAATTCTGATTGGTGTTGCCAAGTCTGTTCACTTTCTCCACACGGGCGTAATTCCTCCTTCATATGGAAATAGCTTGAAGACAAACAATATACTGCTTGACGAGCATCAGATTGCAAAACTTAGTGATTATGGAATGTCAATCCTTATGGAAGAAAGTAAAAAAGTTGAG GCAAAAGGAGATGGCTACAACTCCTG GCACATGACTAAGAAAGAAGACGATGTGTATAACTTTGGTTTCATATTACTGGAGTCGCTGGTGGGTCCTATAGTTAGTGGAAAAGGAGAAACATTTTTGCTTAATGAAATG GCATCCTTTGGTAGCCAAGATGGTCGGCGCAGAATTGTAGATCCAGCTGTGCTAATCACTAGCTCGCAAGAGTCTTTGTCAATTGTAATATCCATCACCAACAAATGCATAGCTCCTGAGTCACTGAGCCGCCCCTCGTTTGAGGATGTCCTCTGGAACCTGCAGTATGCAGCTCAAGTCCAGGCTACAGCTGATGCAGATCAAAAATCTGATGCAACTACATAG